The following DNA comes from Methanosarcina vacuolata Z-761.
TTTCATTAAACATGACACCTACATAAATTATTATCCCGGCAACAAGACCAATAGCCAGGGCTGCCCAGTTTGATATCGAGCCACAGGGGGCGGTAACGGCTACAAGTCCACCGAGAAGCCCGTTTGCAGTGAGGGAGGGGTCCGGCTTTCCGGTCTTTATCCAGGTAATAATCATGACCGTAAGAGCTCCTGCAGCGGCTGCAAGGAAGGTGTTGACTACTACCAGGTTCATATAAGGATCATTTGCATTGAGGGTACTGCCTCCGTTGAATCCCAACCACCCGAGAGCCAGGATAAGAGTTCCCAGGAAGGTAATAGTCAGGTTGTGACCTGGAATAGGTACGGGTTTTCCGTTTTTGAATCTCCCTATCCTTGCGCCCACAAGAATCACACCAGCAAGGGCAGAATATCCTCCTATTGAGTGTACAACTCCAGAACCGGCAAAGTCATGACTCGCCACTCCTATTGCTTTTACTAGTGGGCTATCGGCACCACTTAAGAGAGCCATATCCGCTCCGCTCCAGATCCAGTGGCCGTATACAGGATAAATTACGGCTACCATCATGACGCAGTAGACAAGATAAGCCTTAAAATTGGTTCTCTCAGCCATTGCCCCTGAAACTATAGTAGCACCGGTAGCCGCGAAAACCATCTGGAAGAACCACGAGTTCCAGGTTGCATTGTCCGCGCCTGCCAGGAAGAACTGATTGGTTCCTATTAAACCTGCGGCATCAGCTCCATACATTATGCCCCAGCCAACAGCCCAGTAGACGAGAATACCCAGGACAACAGTCATGAAGTTTTTCATAAGGATGTTGGCGGTATTTTTACTTCTCGTAAGCCCCGTTTCCACGAGCGAGAAACCTGCATGCATAAAGAATACCAGTCCACTTGCCAGTAACAACCACATAAACGTTAGTGTAGTCTTTATTTCCTCAATCGAGGCTGCATTTTGGTCAGACGTTACTGCAAAGGCTGGTGAAACCAGTGCTATAAGTAGAACAAACGTAACTATTGATAATTTTTTTATTCTTTCCATCTTTTTCACCATATTTTTCTTTTGCCTCCATTTCTTCACCGGAAACCAGTAACCGGTTGACTACTCTATATTATATATACTTTTCGATTGCTTGCAATAAGTATTACAATGTATATAGAAAAATTAATGAATAAGTTATCTGCCACGCATATCCAGAAATAAGTAAAAGACGTAATTTGTTATGGAAACTAACTCTTAGTTTTGTAGAAAAAACTTTCCGAATCAGCTACAAAAGGCTGAACCATAGAAACTTAAATCGCATGCGCCTGCGCAAGCCTTAAAGATTGGACATGCTGCCGGAACTCCTGCTCGATTTCTTAAAAATATTCAAATCTCCTTTTGCTAGATTCCCTTAATATGAAGACTGAAACTCCAGTTTGGATACATTTTTTAGCGATTTATTGAATATTTCCTCAAGTGCTAGTGGAATATTTAAAAAGAGTAAATGTACGAAAGAGATAAAAAAGCACGTAAGACTTCGTTTTATTCCCGACATGCTGGACGGTTTTTTCAACTTTTTGTCTCTCAGAGTAATTAAAAAGGAAAAAGGAAAAGGAGAAAAGAAAAAGGAATCCGAAAAGGAAAAAAGGAAAAAAGACCGAAATTTTAAAATGTGTAAGGTCCTTTACATTACTGTTTCAGTGACCAGTTCCCGATCTCCTTTTGAAAAGACTCTGGATACCCGGACTTTCCAGTCTCCATCGGGATTCTCTTTGTCGGCCTGGATGAGGTTATAGCACTGCTTTGTCCTTCCCCTTGTTTTGGAAGAACAGAAGGTGCCTGCATTTACCACAAGCATGTTATTGAGGTTCCAGACCCAGGGAATATGGCAGTGTCCGCAGAGGACAAGATTCACCTTGCAGCGGTTAAGAAGTTCGAGTACATCGCCTGCATCCACAAGGACAGTATTTTCCCTGCCTGCCAGAGGTATAGGTACAAGGTGATGGTGCATGGCAAAAACCTTGAAATTTTCCCCTGAAAAAGCTTCTTTGATCCAGCCATAGTTTTCCCTGCCCAGATGACCTTCATCAAGATCGGGCTGTGAAGAATCGGCCCCGACAACCGTAACATTCTCAAAATTCCGTGAAAAATACCGGTCTGTGAAGAGGTCTTCAAAGTGCACATATCCTGCATTTTTCGAATCATGGTTTCCCGGGACAAGAATTTTATTTTTACATTCAATCCTGTCAATAAACCTCTTTACTCCATCATATTCTGCTGAAAACCCATTCTCGGTCAGGTCACCTGTAATCACGACAAGGTTCGGTTCCAGCCGGTTTATACCATCAACCATAGACTCTGCAATCTCCGGAACAAAGTACGCATCTGAATAATGGATGTCTGAAAGGTGTACAATCTGTATAATTTCTTCTTCCTCTTATTTTCTTAATTTTGTAACATATATTGAATCTCTTATATTCAGAGCACAGGATTTCTTTACCATTATATATAGGTATCTCTTAAATCTACATATTTGGAAGTATCTAATTATAATTCGTTAAAAAAAGATTGTTGGATATTAAAACCTCATTTGAGTACTATAAATATGTACCTAATTATTATTCATGGACAATGTCTATAAAAATTACAAACCTAAATTCTCCGATATGCCCCCAGCTCATTTCAGCCTATTTTCTACCAGTAGTCGGGCGCGCGGCAGACTTCGGCCCATCAATTTGTCAAAAAATACCAAAACGGATCGGGCAGCAGGACCAGAACTTTTTAAATTAGACGGCTTTCAAAAGTGTTGACCCGAAACCGTTGCGCCGGTTTATCACAAACCGTTGCGCCGGTTTATCACGCCGATAGAGTTTGGGTATAAGGTTATCAGACTCAAACGGTTCTTGGGGTTTTCGGTCAAGCCTTTTTTCAAAAGGGTTGCGGTCAAGCCTTTTTTTCAAAAGGGTTTGCGTTAAGCCTGTTAACGGTTCGGTTATATTAGGTAAATCAGCCTTCCTGAGCAAGTTAAAAACGTAACTTTTCTTGCCCTTTAAGTAGCCTTATTGGTCCATTTTAGTTTCACTAGCCCATACTTCAGCCCTCTTGAGCGAACGAAGTGAGCGAAAAGGGCCCCGTCCTCCCGAGACGGGACTCGGGCAACAAATAAATTAATAATGAGTTATGACTATTCACCTACGTTTCAGCTTCATCATTACATTTTTCATTTAATTTACCCCACAATTAAGGTGAATTTATGTCATTAGCAAAACTTAGAACACATTATACAGCCGATGTTAAACCCGAAAAAGTTGACAACGGTCAGAAAATTACTTTGGCAGGCTGGGTCCATGAGGTAAGAGACCTCGGAGGGATCTGTTTTGTAGTGCT
Coding sequences within:
- a CDS encoding ammonium transporter, whose product is MVKKMERIKKLSIVTFVLLIALVSPAFAVTSDQNAASIEEIKTTLTFMWLLLASGLVFFMHAGFSLVETGLTRSKNTANILMKNFMTVVLGILVYWAVGWGIMYGADAAGLIGTNQFFLAGADNATWNSWFFQMVFAATGATIVSGAMAERTNFKAYLVYCVMMVAVIYPVYGHWIWSGADMALLSGADSPLVKAIGVASHDFAGSGVVHSIGGYSALAGVILVGARIGRFKNGKPVPIPGHNLTITFLGTLILALGWLGFNGGSTLNANDPYMNLVVVNTFLAAAAGALTVMIITWIKTGKPDPSLTANGLLGGLVAVTAPCGSISNWAALAIGLVAGIIIYVGVMFNENKLKLDDPVGAIAVHGYCGSWGLISVGLFSIGIGNGILADATYAAGAPGLFYGGGISLLLIQLISVLVTMVWGFGISYIIFKILDAVIGLRVSEEEEIMGLDISEHGIREYPEYLMRED
- a CDS encoding metallophosphoesterase, with product MQIVHLSDIHYSDAYFVPEIAESMVDGINRLEPNLVVITGDLTENGFSAEYDGVKRFIDRIECKNKILVPGNHDSKNAGYVHFEDLFTDRYFSRNFENVTVVGADSSQPDLDEGHLGRENYGWIKEAFSGENFKVFAMHHHLVPIPLAGRENTVLVDAGDVLELLNRCKVNLVLCGHCHIPWVWNLNNMLVVNAGTFCSSKTRGRTKQCYNLIQADKENPDGDWKVRVSRVFSKGDRELVTETVM